A single region of the Paraburkholderia sprentiae WSM5005 genome encodes:
- a CDS encoding type II toxin-antitoxin system RatA family toxin, which translates to MADVQKTVLIRHSAEQMFDLVTDVDDYPNFLPWCGGIEIRHRDDTSMEARIDINFKGIKQHFATRNSMERPTRIDMEFADGPFRKFTGFWRFTPLRADACKIEFALHYEFTSILLEKIIGPVFNHIANTFVESFVKRANQRYGQA; encoded by the coding sequence ATGGCAGATGTCCAGAAAACCGTGTTGATTCGCCATTCGGCGGAGCAGATGTTCGACCTCGTCACCGACGTCGACGATTACCCCAACTTCCTGCCGTGGTGCGGGGGCATCGAAATTCGTCACCGGGACGACACCAGCATGGAGGCGAGGATCGATATCAACTTCAAGGGCATCAAGCAGCATTTCGCCACGCGCAACTCGATGGAGCGCCCAACGCGCATCGACATGGAATTCGCCGACGGTCCGTTTCGCAAGTTCACCGGTTTCTGGCGGTTCACGCCGTTGCGCGCCGATGCGTGCAAGATCGAATTCGCGCTGCACTATGAGTTCACCAGCATCCTGCTCGAGAAGATCATCGGGCCGGTGTTCAATCACATCGCCAATACCTTCGTCGAATCTTTCGTGAAGCGCGCCAATCAGCGCTATGGCCAGGCATGA
- the smpB gene encoding SsrA-binding protein SmpB yields MSIIDNRKAFYDYSVEERYEAGLVLEGWEVKALRAGRGQIKEGYVVIRNGELFLIGTHISPLPEASTHIHPDPVRTRKLLLHSEEISKLIGKVEQRGYTLVPLNFHYKNGRVKCEIGLAKGKKMHDKRETEKKRDWEREKARLMRSPT; encoded by the coding sequence ATGAGCATCATCGACAACAGAAAAGCCTTCTACGACTACTCGGTCGAGGAACGCTATGAGGCAGGCCTCGTGCTCGAAGGATGGGAGGTCAAGGCTTTGCGCGCGGGGCGCGGCCAGATCAAGGAAGGCTACGTGGTGATCCGCAACGGCGAGCTGTTCCTGATCGGCACCCACATCAGTCCGCTGCCCGAAGCGTCGACGCACATCCATCCCGACCCGGTGCGCACGCGCAAGTTGCTGCTGCATAGCGAGGAAATCAGCAAGCTGATCGGCAAGGTCGAGCAGCGCGGCTACACGCTCGTGCCGCTGAATTTTCACTACAAGAACGGTCGCGTCAAATGCGAGATCGGCCTCGCGAAGGGCAAGAAGATGCACGACAAGCGCGAGACCGAGAAGAAGCGCGACTGGGAGCGCGAAAAGGCGCGTTTGATGCGCTCGCCGACCTAA